A region from the Silene latifolia isolate original U9 population chromosome 7, ASM4854445v1, whole genome shotgun sequence genome encodes:
- the LOC141591551 gene encoding serine/threonine-protein kinase BSK5-like isoform X1 codes for MGVRCSKFSFCCCSNSHNKLKVPHSSDLENGGKDEGESLPSFTEFKLEELRSASSGFSADNIVSEHGEKAPNVVYRGKLDDGRWIAIKRFHRSAWPDTRQFLEEARAVGLLRSDKLANLVGCCCEGDERLLVAEFMPNETLSKHLFHWESQPMKWAMRLRVALNLAQALEYCSGKGRSLYHDLNAYRILFDQDGNPRLSCFGLMKNSRDGKSYSTNLAFTPPEYMRTGRISPESVIYSFGTLLLDLLSGKHIPPSHALDLIRGKNFQMLIDSNLEGHFSNDDGTELVRLASRCLQYEARERPNARSLVSALAPLQKETEVPSHVLMGISHGTASPKDSLSLTPLGEACSRLDLTAIHEILEDIGYKDDEGIANELSFQVWTSQIQETLNCKKRGDTAFKAKDSATAIKCYTQFIDDGTMVSPTVFARRCLSYLMSNMLQEALADAMQAQVVSPEWPTAFYLQAAALFSLGMDNDAQETLKDGTSLEAKWKKH; via the exons ATGGGAGTTCGTTGCTCAAAGTTCTCTTTTTGTTGCTGTTCTAATTCTCATAACAAGCTTAAAGTCCCACATTCTTCCGATCTTG AGAATGGTGGGAAAGATGAGGGTGAGTCGCTACCGAGTTTTACTGAGTTTAAGTTGGAGGAGTTGAGGTCTGCATCATCTGGGTTTTCAGCTGATAACATTGTGTCTGAACATGGTGAAAAAGCTCCTAATGTTGTGTACCGTGGGAAGCTTGATGATGGCCGTTGGATCGCCATTAAACGGTTCCATAGGTCTGCTTGGCCTGATACCAGACAATTTTTG GAGGAAGCAAGGGCAGTAGGGCTGCTGAGGAGCGATAAGTTGGCGAATTTGGTTGGGTGTTGTTGTGAAGGTGATGAGAGATTGCTAGTTGCCGAGTTCATGCCAAATGAGACTCTTTCAAAGCATTTATTTCACT GGGAAAGTCAGCCTATGAAATGGGCAATGAGGCTTAGAGTGGCACTTAATTTAGCACAAGCGTTGGAGTATTGTAGCGGTAAAGGGAGATCATTATACCATGATCTTAATGCTTATAGAATTCTGTTTGATCAG GATGGTAACCCCAGGCTTTCTTGCTTTGGTCTCATGAAAAACAGCCGAGATGGCAAAAGCTATAGCACAAACTTGGCTTTCACTCCACCTGAATACATGAGGACTG GAAGAATTTCTCCTGAAAGTGTGATTTATAGTTTTGGCACCTTGCTGCTTGATCTGCTCAGTGGAAAACATATACCACCAAGCCAT GCACTTGATTTAATACGCGGCAAAAACTTTCAAATGCTGATTGACTCTAATTTGGAGGGCCATTTTTCAAACGATGATGGAACTGAACTAGTTAGATTAGCTTCACGTTGCTTGCAGTATGAAGCTCGTGAGAGGCCAAATGCGAGGTCTCTTGTCTCTGCACTTGCTCCTCTTCAGAAAGAAACTGAG GTCCCTTCTCACGTGTTGATGGGTATCTCCCATGGAACTGCATCGCCAAAGGATTCACTATCTTTAACTCCTCTTGGTGAAGCTTGCTCAAGACTTGATCTTACAGCCATACATGAAATTCTAGAAGATATTGGATACAAGGATGACGAGGGTATTGCAAATGAG CTCTCATTTCAAGTTTGGACGAGTCAGATTCAGGAAACACTGAACTGCAAGAAACGTGGAGATACCGCCTTTAAAGCTAAAGATTCTGCTACTGCTATCAAGTGTTACACACAG TTCATTGATGATGGAACAATGGTTTCACCAACTGTGTTTGCTCGACGATGCTTATCCTACTTAATGAGCAACATGCTGCAAGAAGCACTGGCAGATGCAATGCAAGCTCAAGTTGTTTCTCCTGAGTGGCCGACTGCATTTTATCTCCAAGCAGCTGCCCTCTTTAGTCTCGGCATGGACAATGATGCACAAGAGACGCTCAAAGACGGAACATCCTTGGAAGCTAAATGGAAGAAACATTAA
- the LOC141591551 gene encoding serine/threonine-protein kinase BSK5-like isoform X2: MGVRCSKFSFCCCSNSHNKLKVPHSSDLGKKSKNGGKDEGESLPSFTEFKLEELRSASSGFSADNIVSEHGEKAPNVVYRGKLDDGRWIAIKRFHRSAWPDTRQFLEEARAVGLLRSDKLANLVGCCCEGDERLLVAEFMPNETLSKHLFHWESQPMKWAMRLRVALNLAQALEYCSGKGRSLYHDLNAYRILFDQDGNPRLSCFGLMKNSRDGKSYSTNLAFTPPEYMRTGRISPESVIYSFGTLLLDLLSGKHIPPSHALDLIRGKNFQMLIDSNLEGHFSNDDGTELVRLASRCLQYEARERPNARSLVSALAPLQKETEVPSHVLMGISHGTASPKDSLSLTPLGEACSRLDLTAIHEILEDIGYKDDEGIANELSFQVWTSQIQETLNCKKRGDTAFKAKDSATAIKCYTQFIDDGTMVSPTVFARRCLSYLMSNMLQEALADAMQAQVVSPEWPTAFYLQAAALFSLGMDNDAQETLKDGTSLEAKWKKH, from the exons ATGGGAGTTCGTTGCTCAAAGTTCTCTTTTTGTTGCTGTTCTAATTCTCATAACAAGCTTAAAGTCCCACATTCTTCCGATCTTGGTAAAAAATCGA AGAATGGTGGGAAAGATGAGGGTGAGTCGCTACCGAGTTTTACTGAGTTTAAGTTGGAGGAGTTGAGGTCTGCATCATCTGGGTTTTCAGCTGATAACATTGTGTCTGAACATGGTGAAAAAGCTCCTAATGTTGTGTACCGTGGGAAGCTTGATGATGGCCGTTGGATCGCCATTAAACGGTTCCATAGGTCTGCTTGGCCTGATACCAGACAATTTTTG GAGGAAGCAAGGGCAGTAGGGCTGCTGAGGAGCGATAAGTTGGCGAATTTGGTTGGGTGTTGTTGTGAAGGTGATGAGAGATTGCTAGTTGCCGAGTTCATGCCAAATGAGACTCTTTCAAAGCATTTATTTCACT GGGAAAGTCAGCCTATGAAATGGGCAATGAGGCTTAGAGTGGCACTTAATTTAGCACAAGCGTTGGAGTATTGTAGCGGTAAAGGGAGATCATTATACCATGATCTTAATGCTTATAGAATTCTGTTTGATCAG GATGGTAACCCCAGGCTTTCTTGCTTTGGTCTCATGAAAAACAGCCGAGATGGCAAAAGCTATAGCACAAACTTGGCTTTCACTCCACCTGAATACATGAGGACTG GAAGAATTTCTCCTGAAAGTGTGATTTATAGTTTTGGCACCTTGCTGCTTGATCTGCTCAGTGGAAAACATATACCACCAAGCCAT GCACTTGATTTAATACGCGGCAAAAACTTTCAAATGCTGATTGACTCTAATTTGGAGGGCCATTTTTCAAACGATGATGGAACTGAACTAGTTAGATTAGCTTCACGTTGCTTGCAGTATGAAGCTCGTGAGAGGCCAAATGCGAGGTCTCTTGTCTCTGCACTTGCTCCTCTTCAGAAAGAAACTGAG GTCCCTTCTCACGTGTTGATGGGTATCTCCCATGGAACTGCATCGCCAAAGGATTCACTATCTTTAACTCCTCTTGGTGAAGCTTGCTCAAGACTTGATCTTACAGCCATACATGAAATTCTAGAAGATATTGGATACAAGGATGACGAGGGTATTGCAAATGAG CTCTCATTTCAAGTTTGGACGAGTCAGATTCAGGAAACACTGAACTGCAAGAAACGTGGAGATACCGCCTTTAAAGCTAAAGATTCTGCTACTGCTATCAAGTGTTACACACAG TTCATTGATGATGGAACAATGGTTTCACCAACTGTGTTTGCTCGACGATGCTTATCCTACTTAATGAGCAACATGCTGCAAGAAGCACTGGCAGATGCAATGCAAGCTCAAGTTGTTTCTCCTGAGTGGCCGACTGCATTTTATCTCCAAGCAGCTGCCCTCTTTAGTCTCGGCATGGACAATGATGCACAAGAGACGCTCAAAGACGGAACATCCTTGGAAGCTAAATGGAAGAAACATTAA
- the LOC141591552 gene encoding serine/threonine-protein kinase BSK5-like has protein sequence MGVCCSKLSFCWCSNSHNKFIVPHSSNLVDIIISADNIVSEHGEKAPKDSLSLTPLGEACSKLDLTAIHGILDDIEYKDDEGIAKELLFQVWTSQLQERLIQETLDCKKCGDTAFKAKDFATAIKFYTQLIDDGTMVSPTVFARRCMSYLMSNMLQEALTDAMQAQVVSPEWPTAFYLQAAALFSLGMDNDAQETLKDGTSLEAKWNTRIV, from the exons ATGGGAGTTTGTTGCTCAAAGCTCTCATTTTGTTGGTGTTCTAACTCTCATAACAAGTTCATAGTCCCACATTCTTCCAATCTTG TTGATATCATCATATCAGCAGATAACATTGTGTCTGAACATGGTGAAAAAGCTCCTAAGGATTCACTATCTTTAACCCCTCTTGGTGAAGCTTGCTCAAAACTCGATCTTACAGCGATACACGGAATTTTAGATGACATTGAATACAAGGACGACGAGGGTATTGCAAAGGAG CTTTTATTTCAAGTTTGGACGAGTCAGTTGCAGGAAAGACTGATTCAGGAAACACTGGATTGCAAGAAATGTGGAGATACCGCCTTCAAAGCTAAAGATTTTGCTACTGCTATCAAGTTTTACACACAG CTGATTGATGATGGGACAATGGTGTCGCCAACCGTGTTTGCTAGACGATGCATGTCCTACTTAATGAGCAACATGCTGCAAGAAGCACTGACAGATGCAATGCAAGCTCAAGTTGTTTCTCCTGAGTGGCCGACTGCATTTTATCTCCAAGCAGCTGCGCTGTTCAGTCTCGGGATGGACAATGATGCACAAGAGACGCTCAAAGACGGAACTTCCTTGGAAGCCAAATGGAACACTAGAATTGTATAG